In Saccharothrix violaceirubra, the following are encoded in one genomic region:
- a CDS encoding DUF305 domain-containing protein, translating into MRVVLVVLVLAGVLAGCTGSGDEDVPNVIVPGKPGEQARTLDPDDVGTDRWVAPNEADLRYVASMIVHHRQALDMAALAPDRASHETVRGLASRIHDTQGPEIGAMEQWQRDFGQKAPAHGHSGKLPDVDHAGMPGMATPEQLAALKSAKGTDFDRLFLQLMIAHHEGALKMAVELLSTGSDVRVEEMANDVVASQTDEIGRMRAITLP; encoded by the coding sequence ATGCGGGTCGTGCTGGTCGTCCTGGTGCTGGCGGGGGTGTTGGCCGGCTGCACCGGGTCGGGTGACGAGGACGTGCCGAACGTGATCGTGCCCGGCAAGCCGGGGGAGCAGGCGCGGACGCTCGACCCCGACGACGTGGGCACGGACCGCTGGGTGGCGCCCAACGAGGCCGACCTGCGCTACGTGGCGTCGATGATCGTCCACCACCGGCAGGCGCTCGACATGGCCGCGCTCGCGCCCGACCGCGCGTCCCACGAGACCGTGCGGGGCCTCGCCTCGCGGATCCACGACACCCAGGGCCCGGAGATCGGTGCCATGGAGCAGTGGCAACGCGACTTCGGGCAGAAGGCGCCCGCGCACGGCCACAGCGGGAAGCTGCCGGACGTCGACCACGCCGGCATGCCCGGCATGGCCACCCCGGAGCAGCTCGCCGCCCTGAAATCGGCCAAGGGCACCGACTTCGACCGGCTCTTCCTCCAGCTCATGATCGCCCACCACGAGGGCGCGCTGAAGATGGCGGTCGAGCTGCTGTCCACCGGCTCGGACGTCCGGGTCGAGGAGATGGCCAACGACGTCGTGGCGTCGCAGACCGACGAGATCGGGCGGATGCGCGCGATCACGCTCCCGTGA
- a CDS encoding TetR/AcrR family transcriptional regulator translates to MPRISADTLAEHRANRLRTLLDAGRAIVAEEGAEALTLAALARRVGLSRPSLYEYFRSREELVAAIVGDELPEWGRRLAAAVRAADDVPAKIEAYLRTELEIIADGSHSAVVALSAHALPEASRDLIRTEHGKLLEPLVDVLAQADVPRPGLRALLVHGAVEAAARTLRPGDAAQYEEVVAALLDQVLHGLGGGRPDQPIG, encoded by the coding sequence GTGCCCAGGATCTCCGCCGACACCCTCGCCGAACACCGGGCGAACCGGCTGCGGACGCTGCTCGACGCCGGGCGCGCGATCGTGGCCGAAGAGGGCGCCGAGGCGTTGACGCTGGCTGCGCTGGCCCGCCGGGTCGGCCTGTCCCGGCCCTCGCTCTACGAGTACTTCCGGTCGCGCGAGGAACTCGTGGCCGCGATCGTCGGCGACGAACTGCCCGAGTGGGGTCGGCGGCTCGCGGCGGCGGTGCGTGCGGCCGACGACGTGCCCGCGAAGATCGAGGCGTACCTGCGCACCGAGCTGGAGATCATCGCCGACGGCAGCCACAGCGCGGTCGTCGCCCTGTCCGCGCACGCGCTGCCCGAGGCGTCCCGCGACCTGATCCGCACCGAGCACGGCAAGCTGCTCGAACCGCTCGTCGACGTGCTCGCCCAGGCGGACGTGCCCCGGCCCGGCCTGCGCGCGCTGCTCGTGCACGGCGCGGTCGAGGCCGCCGCCCGTACGCTGCGACCGGGCGACGCCGCGCAGTACGAGGAGGTCGTCGCCGCGCTGCTCGACCAGGTCCTGCACGGACTCGGCGGTGGGCGCCCGGATCAACCGATCGGTTGA
- a CDS encoding ABC transporter permease, protein MKTIIKTEWTLFLREPATVVFAVLFPSLLLVVLGAIPALRQPQPDFGNLRFIDSYAGSLVVITMAFLGLNRLPATVAGYRENGVLRRMSTTPVHPGRLLVAQLAVNLIAGAAAFALVLATGRLVFGIELPRHPVSFVLVLLVGLLTLSALGLLIAAWAPNARVAGGLATVLFLVVMFFGGVYLPRFMLPEVLVVIGDHLPPAVGAIQSAWLGTGPSLVQTGITAVIGVLAGTVAARSFRWE, encoded by the coding sequence GTGAAGACGATCATCAAGACCGAGTGGACCCTGTTCCTGCGCGAGCCCGCCACGGTGGTGTTCGCGGTCCTGTTCCCCAGCCTGCTGCTGGTGGTGCTGGGCGCGATCCCGGCCTTGCGCCAACCCCAGCCCGACTTCGGGAACCTGCGCTTCATCGACAGCTACGCGGGCTCGCTCGTCGTGATCACGATGGCGTTCCTGGGCCTGAACCGGCTGCCCGCCACCGTCGCCGGCTACCGCGAGAACGGCGTGCTGCGGCGGATGTCCACCACGCCCGTCCACCCCGGACGGCTGCTCGTGGCCCAGCTCGCGGTCAACCTGATCGCCGGCGCCGCCGCGTTCGCGCTCGTGCTCGCGACCGGGCGGCTGGTGTTCGGGATCGAACTGCCGCGCCACCCGGTGAGCTTCGTGCTCGTCCTGCTCGTCGGCCTGCTGACGTTGTCCGCGCTGGGCCTGCTGATCGCGGCGTGGGCGCCCAACGCGCGGGTCGCGGGCGGCCTGGCCACCGTGCTGTTCCTGGTCGTGATGTTCTTCGGCGGCGTGTACCTGCCCCGGTTCATGCTCCCCGAGGTGCTGGTCGTCATCGGCGACCACCTGCCGCCCGCCGTCGGCGCCATCCAGAGCGCGTGGCTGGGCACGGGGCCGAGCCTCGTGCAGACGGGGATCACAGCCGTGATCGGCGTGCTCGCGGGTACCGTCGCGGCACGGTCTTTCCGCTGGGAATAA
- a CDS encoding antibiotic biosynthesis monooxygenase family protein → MFVATNRLFVPEDRAEEFEERFRDNMRTYLPGVKGLRRSTLLRPTTPDQPYVSINEFDSEADFRAWVASDSFREAHKRNANVARHVTGNAVETFSPAEDLVLTGA, encoded by the coding sequence ATGTTCGTCGCCACCAACCGCCTGTTCGTGCCCGAGGACCGCGCCGAGGAGTTCGAGGAGCGGTTCCGCGACAACATGCGCACGTACCTGCCGGGCGTGAAGGGCCTGCGCCGCAGCACCCTGCTGCGGCCGACCACGCCGGATCAGCCGTACGTGTCGATCAACGAGTTCGACTCCGAGGCGGACTTCCGCGCGTGGGTGGCGTCGGACTCGTTCCGCGAGGCGCACAAGCGCAACGCGAACGTGGCCCGCCACGTGACGGGCAACGCGGTGGAGACGTTCTCCCCGGCGGAGGACCTCGTGCTCACGGGAGCGTGA
- a CDS encoding LVIVD repeat-containing protein: MKAETTRRRRIAVAGLFALTLTAAVLTPPAGAEPADTDLAGLSEAQLSAQEQPGTGIPGVDEIRHSRNLKLLANVPKPAPFTAASTWSDLAFQDGYAFDGNYDGFVIYDIRNPRKPKVTSTVLCPGSQNDISVLGDLLFLSTDSSRSDNSCSSTPLPATNKEAWEGIKVFDISDKSNPKYVASVETKCGSHTHTLVPDKRGKNAYLYVSSYAPNATFPDCQPPHDLISIVKVPLKNPQAASLLREHVAFPDGGNPGKPGTVPEGYVTATSGCHDITVYPAKDLAAGACMGDGVLWDISDREKPREINRVQDDVNFAFWHSATFNNAGTKVVFTDELGGGGAATCNATIPKTRGADGIYDITGRGDGRKLEFRSYYKISRLQADTENCVAHNGSLIPVQGRDIMVQAWYQGGISVWDFTDSRNPKEIGWFERGPLPEGKSGGAWSTYYYNGYIYSSDIAKGFDVLDIRDPRTATGKLVHVRELNVQTQGQYRDLFPR; this comes from the coding sequence ATGAAGGCCGAAACCACCAGACGACGACGGATCGCGGTCGCCGGACTGTTCGCGTTGACGCTCACCGCCGCGGTCCTGACGCCGCCGGCCGGCGCGGAGCCCGCGGACACCGACCTCGCCGGTCTGTCCGAGGCCCAGCTCTCGGCCCAGGAGCAGCCGGGTACCGGCATTCCCGGTGTCGACGAGATCAGGCACAGCCGCAACCTCAAACTGCTGGCCAACGTGCCGAAGCCGGCGCCGTTCACCGCTGCCTCGACCTGGTCGGACCTGGCGTTCCAGGACGGCTACGCGTTCGACGGCAACTACGACGGCTTCGTCATCTACGACATCCGCAACCCACGCAAGCCCAAGGTCACGAGCACGGTCCTGTGTCCGGGTTCGCAGAACGACATCTCGGTGCTGGGCGATCTGCTGTTCCTGTCCACCGACTCGTCGCGCAGCGACAACTCGTGCTCCAGCACGCCGCTGCCCGCGACGAACAAGGAGGCGTGGGAGGGCATCAAGGTCTTCGACATCAGCGACAAGAGCAACCCGAAGTACGTCGCTTCGGTCGAGACCAAGTGCGGCTCGCACACCCACACGCTGGTGCCCGACAAGCGGGGCAAGAACGCGTACCTGTACGTCTCCTCGTACGCGCCCAACGCCACGTTCCCGGACTGCCAGCCGCCGCACGACCTGATCTCGATCGTCAAGGTGCCGCTGAAGAACCCGCAGGCCGCGTCGCTGCTGCGCGAGCACGTCGCGTTCCCCGACGGCGGCAACCCCGGCAAGCCGGGCACCGTGCCCGAGGGCTACGTCACCGCGACGAGCGGCTGCCACGACATCACCGTGTACCCGGCCAAGGACCTCGCGGCCGGTGCCTGCATGGGCGACGGCGTGCTGTGGGACATCTCCGACCGGGAGAAGCCGCGCGAGATCAACCGCGTGCAGGACGACGTGAACTTCGCGTTCTGGCACTCGGCGACGTTCAACAACGCGGGCACCAAGGTCGTCTTCACCGACGAGCTGGGCGGCGGCGGCGCGGCGACCTGCAACGCCACCATCCCCAAGACCCGCGGCGCGGACGGCATCTACGACATCACCGGCCGCGGCGACGGCCGCAAGCTGGAGTTCCGGTCGTACTACAAGATCTCCCGCCTCCAGGCCGACACCGAGAACTGCGTGGCGCACAACGGATCGCTGATCCCGGTGCAGGGCCGCGACATCATGGTCCAGGCGTGGTACCAGGGCGGCATCTCGGTGTGGGACTTCACCGATTCCCGCAACCCCAAGGAGATCGGCTGGTTCGAGCGCGGTCCGCTGCCGGAGGGCAAGAGCGGCGGCGCGTGGTCGACCTACTATTACAACGGGTACATCTACTCTTCGGACATCGCGAAGGGTTTCGACGTGCTCGACATCCGCGACCCACGAACGGCGACGGGCAAGCTCGTGCACGTGCGCGAACTCAACGTCCAGACCCAGGGCCAGTACCGGGACCTGTTCCCGCGCTAG
- a CDS encoding ABC transporter ATP-binding protein — protein sequence MAIIEVVDLVKRYGAKTAVDGVSFTVDEGEIFGILGPNGAGKTTTVECVGGLRAADSGTIRVAGLDPRRDRVEVRRLLGAQLQESRLPERIRVGEALALYASFYPDPVDWHALLDRLGLADRVDVEYRKLSGGQKQRVSIALALVGGPRVAVLDELTTGLDPAARRETWDLVERVRASGVTVLLVTHFMEEAERLCDRIAVIDQGRVVAVDTPAGLVSRVDARQRVRFRPVGAFDADLLRALPEVTDVEEHGGRVVVTGTGELLHAVTSLLARNQVVAAELRVDQPGLDDAFLHLTGRAFSEVTP from the coding sequence ATGGCGATCATCGAGGTTGTCGACCTCGTCAAGAGGTACGGGGCCAAGACCGCCGTGGACGGTGTGTCGTTCACGGTGGACGAAGGCGAGATCTTCGGGATCCTGGGTCCCAACGGCGCGGGCAAGACGACCACGGTCGAGTGCGTCGGCGGCCTGCGCGCGGCCGACTCCGGCACCATCCGGGTCGCCGGGCTCGACCCCCGGCGTGACCGGGTCGAGGTCCGACGGCTGCTCGGCGCCCAGCTCCAGGAGAGCCGGCTGCCCGAGCGGATCAGGGTCGGCGAGGCACTCGCGCTGTACGCGTCGTTCTACCCGGACCCGGTCGACTGGCACGCCCTGCTCGACCGGCTCGGCTTGGCCGACCGGGTCGACGTGGAGTACCGCAAGCTCTCCGGCGGGCAGAAGCAGCGGGTGTCCATCGCGCTCGCGCTCGTCGGCGGACCGCGGGTCGCCGTCCTCGACGAGCTGACCACGGGCCTGGACCCGGCCGCCCGGCGCGAGACCTGGGACCTGGTCGAGCGGGTGCGCGCCTCGGGCGTGACCGTCCTGCTCGTCACGCACTTCATGGAGGAGGCCGAACGCCTCTGCGACCGGATCGCCGTGATCGACCAGGGCCGGGTCGTCGCCGTCGACACCCCGGCGGGCCTGGTGTCGCGGGTGGACGCCCGGCAGCGGGTGCGGTTCCGGCCGGTCGGCGCGTTCGACGCCGACCTGCTGCGGGCACTGCCCGAGGTGACCGATGTCGAGGAGCACGGCGGGCGGGTGGTCGTGACCGGCACCGGCGAACTGCTGCACGCGGTCACGTCCCTGCTGGCCCGCAACCAGGTCGTCGCCGCGGAGCTGCGGGTGGACCAACCCGGCCTCGACGACGCCTTCCTCCACCTCACCGGCCGCGCGTTCTCGGAAGTGACCCCGTGA
- a CDS encoding sensor histidine kinase: MSDSLDAWERRLYVSGHAIPYAVLAMPTVVYLVLTQDPVGKRLLLTGVAIATALWMLWWFTLHPGWRARHGLMRVFVLGVLVAYAVLGISDEMFGFFSFAGYIYVTEVLPGREKVVGILVNAVLAATSLFGGLPAPEPGPIALYAALCVLFAAVATTFSLLGYVTSRQSQRRKEMVAELAAIVEENAGLHAQLLVQAREAGVLDERQRMAREIHDTLAQGFAGIVTQLQAVDSPSRHVETAIALARENLAEARRSVHALRPAALEGSDLPGALSDVVDGWAGRTGVSASVSCTGHARALHPEVEVTLLRTAQEALSNVAKHAGAARVGLTLSYMEDVVTLDVRDDGRGFDPAADAAGFGLVGMRQRASRLAGALVVESEAGMGTVVSVSVPAIPAEVVR; encoded by the coding sequence ATGTCGGACTCGCTCGACGCGTGGGAACGGCGGCTCTACGTCTCGGGGCACGCCATCCCCTACGCGGTGTTGGCGATGCCGACGGTCGTGTACCTCGTGCTGACCCAGGACCCGGTGGGGAAGCGCCTGCTGCTCACCGGTGTCGCGATCGCCACCGCGCTGTGGATGCTGTGGTGGTTCACGCTCCACCCGGGGTGGCGTGCGCGGCATGGGCTGATGCGGGTGTTCGTCCTGGGCGTCCTGGTCGCCTACGCCGTGCTGGGCATCAGCGACGAGATGTTCGGGTTCTTCTCCTTCGCGGGCTACATCTACGTCACGGAGGTGTTGCCCGGCCGGGAGAAGGTCGTCGGCATCCTGGTCAACGCGGTGCTCGCGGCGACCTCCCTGTTCGGCGGTCTCCCGGCCCCCGAACCCGGACCGATCGCGTTGTACGCGGCGCTGTGCGTGTTGTTCGCCGCGGTGGCGACGACGTTCTCGTTGCTGGGCTACGTGACGTCGCGGCAATCCCAGCGCCGCAAGGAGATGGTCGCCGAACTGGCCGCCATCGTCGAGGAGAACGCGGGCCTGCACGCCCAACTGCTCGTGCAGGCCAGGGAGGCGGGCGTGCTCGACGAGCGGCAGCGGATGGCGCGCGAGATCCACGACACGCTCGCCCAGGGGTTCGCGGGCATCGTCACCCAGCTCCAGGCGGTCGACTCGCCGTCGCGGCACGTGGAGACGGCGATCGCCCTGGCGCGCGAGAACCTGGCCGAGGCGCGGCGTTCGGTGCACGCCCTGCGCCCGGCGGCGTTGGAGGGATCGGACCTGCCCGGCGCGTTGTCCGACGTGGTGGACGGTTGGGCGGGGCGGACCGGTGTTTCGGCCTCCGTGTCGTGCACCGGGCACGCGCGCGCGTTGCACCCCGAGGTCGAGGTGACGCTGCTGCGCACCGCGCAGGAGGCGTTGTCCAATGTGGCCAAGCATGCCGGTGCGGCGCGGGTCGGGTTGACCCTCTCGTACATGGAGGACGTGGTGACGCTCGACGTCCGTGACGACGGTCGCGGCTTCGACCCGGCGGCCGACGCGGCGGGGTTCGGGTTGGTGGGCATGCGGCAGCGGGCTTCGCGGCTCGCGGGTGCCCTGGTCGTGGAGTCGGAGGCGGGCATGGGCACCGTGGTGTCCGTGTCCGTGCCGGCGATCCCCGCCGAGGTGGTCCGGTGA